Proteins encoded together in one Fibrobacter sp. UWH4 window:
- a CDS encoding UbiD family decarboxylase, with amino-acid sequence MYKDLEQALLDLEKAGMLKRVYQEVDPFLEMAEMARQAFENHGPALLFEHVKGSPFRAVCNIFGTQERLDFLFRKTLAGTQTAVLFKSNPVEFFKHSRPKALCQAALTGLHSLPHKSGSIRNFRECNLSDLPQIVCWPHDGGAFLTLPQVATRPAEDASVMTTNLGMYRVQISGNDYASNECGLHYQIKRDIARHHQKAIEEGRPLKVSIFVGGPPAHTVAAVMPMPENLSELLFAGMLGGRRFRYFIYNGYLVSSDADFCILGEVQPDLKPEGPFGDHIGYYSDKHLFPYLKVEKVLCKKNAIYPFTVVGRPPQEDTLFGNFIHQVTKPMVPASIPGLAALHAVDEAGVHPLCLALAHERFLPYIKPEEREPLELLKTANAILGFNQASLTKYLLIAAAEDFADREGSPSPTAIVRDVEGFFKHVLERVDFSRDLHFETCTSIDTLDYAGGRLNHGSKLTIAAAGPVRRNLRHNPQDIQALCETLSPVGITGAASPMPGVIMLQGPAYDATSRNVLFNQITEALGRWPFRENYPWITLVDSATDAFPSGAAQNTLRDFLWFTFTRSDPAKDVFGYNERTCEKHWKCDAPIIIDARIKPHHQKALTLPDDIRNRARQILIEENILPEDR; translated from the coding sequence ATGTACAAAGACCTGGAACAGGCACTGCTCGACTTGGAAAAAGCAGGCATGCTCAAGCGTGTCTACCAAGAGGTGGATCCGTTCCTGGAAATGGCCGAAATGGCCCGACAGGCATTCGAAAATCACGGCCCTGCACTCCTTTTTGAACATGTCAAGGGGAGCCCCTTCCGAGCCGTCTGCAACATCTTCGGAACGCAGGAGAGGCTTGATTTTCTGTTTCGCAAGACGCTTGCCGGGACACAGACTGCGGTTCTTTTCAAGTCAAATCCTGTCGAATTCTTTAAACATTCCCGGCCGAAGGCCCTTTGTCAAGCAGCCCTAACGGGACTTCATTCGCTACCCCATAAAAGCGGAAGCATCCGGAACTTTAGAGAGTGCAATCTTTCGGATTTGCCGCAGATTGTCTGCTGGCCCCACGACGGAGGCGCCTTCCTTACGCTCCCGCAGGTGGCAACGCGTCCGGCAGAAGATGCAAGCGTCATGACCACAAATCTGGGAATGTACCGCGTACAGATATCCGGAAACGACTATGCCTCAAACGAATGCGGTCTACATTACCAGATCAAGCGAGACATCGCCAGGCACCACCAGAAGGCGATAGAAGAAGGACGCCCCCTCAAGGTGAGCATCTTTGTCGGAGGCCCCCCGGCCCACACGGTTGCCGCGGTTATGCCCATGCCCGAAAACCTGAGCGAACTTCTTTTCGCGGGAATGCTCGGCGGGCGCCGATTTCGCTACTTTATCTACAACGGCTACCTCGTTTCCAGCGACGCAGACTTTTGCATTCTCGGCGAAGTCCAGCCCGACTTGAAACCGGAAGGACCTTTCGGCGACCACATCGGCTACTATTCGGACAAGCATCTTTTCCCTTATTTAAAGGTGGAAAAAGTTCTCTGCAAGAAGAACGCGATCTACCCCTTCACGGTTGTCGGGCGTCCCCCGCAAGAAGACACCCTGTTCGGCAATTTCATTCACCAGGTGACCAAACCGATGGTGCCCGCCTCGATTCCCGGCCTCGCAGCACTCCACGCCGTTGACGAAGCCGGCGTGCATCCTTTATGTCTCGCCCTGGCTCATGAACGATTCCTGCCTTACATCAAGCCCGAAGAACGCGAGCCGCTCGAATTGCTAAAAACGGCGAACGCCATTCTGGGATTCAACCAGGCAAGCCTCACCAAGTACTTACTGATTGCAGCCGCCGAAGATTTCGCCGACAGAGAGGGCTCGCCCTCCCCGACGGCGATTGTACGCGATGTGGAAGGATTCTTCAAGCATGTGCTGGAGCGGGTCGACTTTTCCCGCGATCTGCATTTTGAGACCTGCACCAGCATCGACACGCTCGACTACGCCGGCGGCAGGCTCAATCACGGTTCCAAACTCACGATTGCCGCGGCGGGCCCTGTACGCAGAAACCTGCGACACAACCCGCAGGACATTCAAGCCCTCTGCGAAACACTTTCACCTGTGGGAATCACCGGTGCGGCGAGCCCCATGCCGGGCGTCATCATGCTGCAAGGGCCCGCCTACGACGCCACTAGCCGCAACGTCCTCTTCAATCAAATCACCGAAGCACTCGGCCGCTGGCCTTTCCGCGAAAACTACCCGTGGATTACCCTGGTCGATTCTGCAACAGACGCATTCCCAAGCGGTGCCGCCCAAAACACCCTCCGTGATTTCCTGTGGTTCACCTTCACGCGCTCGGACCCTGCCAAGGATGTATTCGGCTACAATGAGCGCACATGCGAAAAACACTGGAAATGCGACGCCCCGATAATAATTGATGCCCGCATCAAGCCGCACCACCAAAAAGCATTGACACTCCCCGATGACATCCGCAACCGAGCAAGGCAAATTCTTATAGAAGAAAATATCCTTCCGGAGGATCGATGA
- a CDS encoding glycoside hydrolase family 57 protein — MGAPGKILFLMHAHLPFVRHPEFERFFEENWLFEAIAETYLPLVQAMRRLLEKGVPGTLNLSVSPPLIEMLSDGSLIEKFSEHLKKQLELIEKEVARNAGTELEQLSRFYLSRQQTLIDLWENRLHRNLLAEFLELEKAGKLNLLTCVGTHPFLPAYQSDPASIRMQLDVTVRCFERAFGRKPRGVWLPECGYFPGLDKYLAEFGLHYFFLETHGVLLATPTPKYGVFTPLRTTQGLYCMGREQKSSMEVWSRRTGYPGHPEYREFFTDIAKDRPRDYLGEYFFAGDTPIDSGFKYNRITGGEHKEIYRPWNAMRLAEDHARLFVVNRETTISELLVNMEGNRAAMLCPYDAELFGHWWFEGPLFLEAMLERAASSSVIEFAGADEIMTSSADPESHEPAFSSWGEGGFGSVWINGETDKYYPQSYRLRAMIDHLISIRQKMGESSPRGKLLTRYIKQMERELMLFQSSDWAFMIHNHSADGYARRRLDDHYNNGHTLFAEACKAILKNTDKPTAHSVLPKLEKTNSIFGWL; from the coding sequence ATGGGAGCTCCCGGAAAAATACTGTTCCTGATGCATGCACACTTGCCTTTTGTGCGGCATCCGGAATTTGAGCGCTTTTTCGAAGAGAACTGGCTGTTTGAAGCTATTGCCGAAACATACCTGCCTCTGGTGCAGGCGATGCGGCGCCTCTTGGAAAAGGGCGTTCCCGGGACGCTCAATCTGAGTGTTTCTCCTCCTTTGATTGAGATGCTTTCAGATGGGAGCTTGATCGAAAAGTTCTCGGAGCATCTGAAAAAGCAACTCGAACTGATTGAAAAGGAAGTGGCTCGCAATGCCGGAACGGAGCTGGAGCAACTTTCTCGCTTTTATCTTTCTCGCCAGCAAACGTTGATCGATTTGTGGGAAAATCGCCTGCATCGTAATTTGCTCGCGGAATTTCTGGAACTTGAAAAGGCGGGCAAGCTGAATTTGCTCACGTGCGTGGGAACGCACCCGTTCCTGCCGGCTTACCAAAGCGATCCGGCATCGATCCGGATGCAGCTTGACGTGACGGTGCGTTGCTTTGAGCGAGCCTTTGGACGTAAGCCCAGGGGCGTGTGGCTCCCTGAATGTGGGTATTTTCCGGGACTCGACAAGTACCTCGCCGAATTCGGCCTGCATTATTTCTTCCTCGAAACGCATGGGGTTCTCCTGGCGACACCTACGCCCAAGTACGGCGTGTTCACGCCGTTGCGTACCACGCAGGGGCTTTATTGCATGGGGCGTGAACAGAAAAGCTCTATGGAAGTGTGGAGTCGCCGCACGGGTTATCCGGGCCACCCCGAGTACCGCGAATTTTTCACCGATATCGCGAAAGATCGCCCGCGCGATTACCTGGGCGAATACTTCTTCGCGGGCGATACGCCGATTGATTCGGGCTTTAAGTATAACCGCATTACCGGTGGCGAACATAAAGAAATTTATCGCCCCTGGAATGCGATGCGCTTGGCCGAAGACCATGCGCGCCTCTTCGTGGTGAACCGCGAAACGACCATCTCGGAGCTGCTCGTGAACATGGAGGGCAACAGGGCGGCAATGCTTTGCCCCTACGATGCCGAACTTTTTGGACACTGGTGGTTCGAAGGTCCCCTGTTCTTAGAGGCGATGCTGGAACGCGCGGCCTCTTCGTCGGTCATCGAATTTGCCGGTGCCGACGAAATCATGACTTCGTCGGCAGATCCCGAATCGCATGAACCGGCTTTTTCCAGCTGGGGCGAAGGCGGTTTCGGCTCCGTGTGGATTAACGGTGAAACCGATAAGTATTATCCGCAGTCCTATCGTCTGCGTGCGATGATTGACCACTTGATTTCTATCCGTCAAAAGATGGGCGAAAGTTCGCCGCGCGGAAAGCTTTTGACTCGCTACATCAAGCAGATGGAACGCGAACTGATGTTGTTCCAGTCTTCGGACTGGGCTTTTATGATTCACAACCATTCGGCGGATGGCTATGCTCGCCGTCGCCTGGACGACCATTACAATAATGGCCATACGTTATTCGCGGAAGCCTGCAAGGCTATTCTCAAGAACACGGACAAACCGACGGCACATTCTGTTTTGCCGAAACTAGAGAAGACGAATAGTATCTTCGGCTGGTTGTAA
- a CDS encoding DUF4912 domain-containing protein, with amino-acid sequence MAIKKETDAKSKIKVAVKEIAEKAADKVKKVTKAAEKKTASKSATLKSMKEAEEKAVKAVSKVKKAAVAKASATAEKAVSAKKRVVEGVKAVAAKKTATKAAKKASEKEVAKMAQSFDAEYLVLMQKDPNWMHAFWEVSENRINEAKKGKGKIVLRLFDIADDLTVQRSKKRKFRDIEVPANARSWYVENTAGKSCVAVLGAVSGKNFMPIVESTPVMTFDKSAAAPAENDAFAKASLGGNTLGNFMSSGFSSQTAESWLKSLGGNFGSSSESMFSGALSSAALQSNNIEVSKDSVNYGKDFFLWVKTRLIVYGGTRPDAHLQVRGEPFPLNSDGTFSFEEDLPDSTKIIPVFATDKDGDFPTTIVPIVVKRTE; translated from the coding sequence ATGGCTATAAAAAAAGAAACGGATGCAAAGTCCAAGATCAAAGTGGCTGTAAAGGAAATTGCTGAAAAAGCCGCGGATAAGGTCAAGAAGGTGACGAAGGCCGCCGAAAAGAAGACCGCATCGAAGTCCGCGACGCTCAAGTCGATGAAGGAAGCAGAAGAAAAGGCCGTGAAGGCAGTCTCTAAGGTGAAGAAGGCTGCGGTTGCCAAGGCTTCCGCCACGGCCGAAAAGGCTGTGTCTGCCAAGAAGCGTGTCGTGGAAGGGGTTAAGGCCGTTGCCGCAAAGAAGACCGCGACGAAGGCTGCTAAAAAGGCTTCCGAAAAGGAAGTCGCCAAGATGGCGCAGTCCTTTGATGCCGAATACCTGGTGCTCATGCAGAAGGACCCGAACTGGATGCATGCCTTCTGGGAAGTATCTGAAAATCGCATTAACGAAGCGAAGAAGGGTAAGGGGAAAATCGTTCTTCGTCTGTTCGATATTGCTGATGACCTCACGGTGCAGCGCAGCAAGAAGCGCAAGTTCCGCGATATCGAAGTGCCGGCCAATGCCCGTAGCTGGTATGTCGAAAATACGGCAGGTAAGTCCTGCGTAGCCGTTCTCGGCGCCGTGTCCGGCAAGAATTTCATGCCCATCGTTGAATCTACTCCGGTGATGACTTTTGACAAGTCCGCTGCCGCACCTGCTGAGAATGACGCCTTTGCAAAGGCTTCTCTCGGCGGCAATACGCTCGGTAACTTCATGAGTTCCGGTTTCTCGAGCCAGACCGCAGAATCTTGGCTCAAGAGCCTCGGTGGAAACTTCGGCAGTTCTTCTGAATCCATGTTCTCCGGTGCATTGTCCAGCGCTGCCTTGCAGTCCAACAACATCGAAGTTTCCAAGGATTCTGTGAACTACGGCAAGGATTTCTTCCTGTGGGTGAAGACTCGCTTGATCGTTTATGGCGGAACCCGTCCGGATGCTCACCTCCAGGTGCGCGGCGAACCGTTCCCGCTGAATTCGGATGGTACCTTCAGCTTTGAAGAAGACCTGCCGGATTCTACAAAGATTATTCCCGTGTTCGCTACCGACAAGGATGGCGATTTCCCGACGACAATCGTGCCGATCGTGGTGAAGCGCACGGAGTAG
- the thrC gene encoding threonine synthase gives MAQFNAHFRNINGDDTYPLTDVIYRSKVDGSLLEVEHDRAALAEKSPEEWKKLFAERRMSFEPADMSGIWSKREMVLPDMPLEDIVTMREGWSPLFDAAPLAKEMGIKSLKVKLCGNSHTGSFKDLGMTVLVSQVNHIIKKKIHEIDAVACASTGDTSAALSAYCAKAGIPSIVFLPAGKTSVAQLIQPISNGSIVLALDTDFDGCMKIVQQVTADNRIYLANSMNSLRVEGQKTISPEICQEMGWKVPDTVIIPGGNLGNVSALAKGFEDCKAMGLIDRIPRIIVAQAENANPFYQAYERGFDKLVPMQAKKTLASAIQIGNPVSYPKAVRAIQKTNGMVVSVSEEELANAAHRGDRIGLYCCPHTGVALGALEKLVAAGKIDKEENVVVISTAHGLKFTEFKVGYHEKKLENICSKFANPVFKAPADLGAVMDILKKEMAERRR, from the coding sequence ATGGCTCAATTCAATGCCCATTTTAGGAACATCAACGGGGACGACACCTACCCGCTGACCGACGTCATTTACAGGAGCAAGGTGGACGGCAGCCTGCTCGAAGTCGAACATGACCGTGCAGCACTTGCTGAGAAGAGCCCCGAAGAATGGAAGAAGCTCTTTGCCGAACGCCGCATGAGCTTTGAACCGGCCGACATGAGCGGCATCTGGAGCAAGCGCGAAATGGTGCTCCCCGACATGCCCCTCGAAGACATCGTGACGATGCGCGAAGGCTGGAGCCCGCTCTTTGACGCAGCCCCGCTGGCCAAGGAAATGGGCATCAAGAGCCTGAAGGTGAAGCTCTGCGGCAACTCCCACACGGGCAGCTTCAAGGACCTCGGCATGACGGTCCTCGTGAGCCAGGTGAACCACATTATCAAGAAAAAGATTCACGAAATCGACGCCGTGGCCTGCGCCTCTACCGGCGACACCTCCGCAGCTTTGAGCGCCTACTGCGCGAAGGCCGGCATCCCGAGCATCGTATTCCTCCCCGCCGGAAAGACGAGCGTTGCCCAGCTGATCCAGCCGATTTCTAACGGCAGCATCGTGCTCGCCCTCGACACCGACTTTGACGGTTGCATGAAGATTGTGCAGCAGGTCACCGCCGACAACCGCATCTACCTCGCCAACTCCATGAACAGCCTCCGCGTGGAAGGCCAGAAGACGATTTCTCCGGAAATCTGCCAGGAAATGGGCTGGAAGGTGCCCGACACCGTGATTATCCCGGGCGGAAACCTCGGTAACGTGAGCGCCCTCGCGAAGGGTTTCGAAGACTGCAAGGCCATGGGCCTCATCGACCGCATTCCGCGCATCATCGTCGCCCAGGCCGAGAACGCGAACCCGTTCTACCAGGCTTACGAACGCGGCTTCGACAAGCTCGTTCCAATGCAGGCGAAGAAGACACTTGCAAGCGCCATCCAGATCGGTAACCCGGTCAGCTACCCGAAGGCCGTGCGCGCCATCCAGAAGACGAACGGCATGGTCGTGAGTGTTTCCGAAGAAGAACTCGCGAACGCCGCCCACCGCGGTGACCGCATCGGTCTCTACTGCTGCCCGCATACCGGTGTGGCCCTCGGCGCGCTTGAAAAGCTCGTAGCCGCAGGCAAAATCGACAAGGAAGAAAACGTGGTCGTCATCAGCACGGCACACGGCCTCAAGTTCACCGAATTCAAGGTGGGCTACCACGAAAAGAAGCTCGAGAATATCTGCTCCAAGTTCGCGAACCCCGTGTTCAAGGCTCCGGCAGACCTCGGCGCCGTCATGGACATCTTGAAGAAAGAGATGGCTGAACGCAGAAGATAA